A segment of the Flavobacterium azooxidireducens genome:
ATGAGCAAAACTGCGGAATCGGTATGGGAGAACTGTCTATCATTTATAAAGGACAATATTCAGGAGCAAGCTTACAAAACTTGGTTCGAACCGATTAAGTCAGTGGAACTCACAGACAATGCTTTATACATTCAAGTACCAAGCAAATTTTTCTATGAATGGTTAGAGGAACACTATGTAAAATTACTTAAAGTGGCCTTGACCAAAGAACTTGGAAAAAACGCAAAGTTACTGTATAAAATTAAAATGGAAAACACTTACGGCAATAAACAACCGTTTACGGAACAATTGCCAAGTGCCCATCGTAGTCCGGTTAAACCACAAGACGTAGACGCTCCCTTTAAAAACCTAAGTCCAGAACTTAAAAACCCTTTTGTAATTCCGGGAATCCGTAATTTAAAAATCGAATCACAATTAAATGCCAATTACAGCTTTGATAACTTTTTAGAAGGAGATTCAAACCGATTAGCCCGTTCTGCCGGTATGGCGGTGGCCAACAAGCCGGGTGGGACTTCTTTTAATCCATTATTAATTTTTGGTGGTGTTGGTTTAGGAAAAACACACTTAGCTCATGCAATTGGCGTAGAAATCAAAGATAAATATCCGGATAAAACGGTTTTATATATTTCTGCTGAAGTTTTCACACAACAATATATAGATTCGGTTAAGAAGAATACTCGAAATGATTTCATTCATTTTTATCAATTAATTGATGTGTTGATTATTGATGATGTGCAGTTCTTATCAGGAAAATCAGGAACGCAAGATGTATTTTTTCATATCTTTAACTTCTTACATCAAAACGGAAAACAGGTTATTTTAACCTCAGACAAAGCTCCGGTTGACATGCAGGATATTGAACAACGATTGTTGTCTCGTTTCAAATGGGGATTATCAGCAGAATTGCACCAACCTGATTATGAAACACGAATTTCAATCCTAAAAAATATTTTATATCGTGATGGTGTAGAAATGCCTGACGAAATTATAGAATATGTTGCTCGTAATATTAAATCAAATGTAAGAGAATTAGAAGGTGCTATCATCTCTTTAATTGCTCAATCTTCTTTCAATAAAAAAGAAGTTACCTTAGAATTAGCAAAAGGAGTTGTTGAGAAATTCGTTAAAAATGTAAAAAGAGAAATCTCTATCGATTATATTCAGAAAGTAGTTTCCGATTATTTTCAATTAGACATTGATACATTGCAATCCAAAACCAGAAAACGTCACGTGGTGCAAGCCAGACAATTAGCGATGTTTTTTGCTAAAAAATTCACGAAGGCTTCTTTAGCAAATATTGGTTCTCAAATTGGCGATCGCGATCACGCAACCGTTTTACACGCATGCAAAACCGTTGACAATTTGGTTACTACAGATAAACAGTTTAGAAAATTTGTGGAAGATATTCACAAAAAACTTTCCTTATAAAAAAAATAATTTCAGTATTCTTACTACCTTTGAATACTGAAATTATTTTTAAAGTATCTACATTTATGCCTACTAGAATTTTAATGGTTTGTTTGGGAAACATTTGCCGTTCGCCATTGGCAGAAGGCATTTTGGCCTCTAAACTTCCCAAAAATGACTTTTTAGTTGATTCCGCCGGAACGGGTCATTGGCATGTTGGCAATCCACCTGATAAAAGATCTATACTCACGGCAGAAAAAAACGGAATTGATATCACCAATCAACGTGGGAAATTATTCAAACCTTCTTTTTTTAAAGAATATGATTATATTTATGTAATGGACACGAATAATTATGCCGATGTAATTAAAATGGCAAAAAATGAGGATGAGAAAATGAAAGTTCAACTCATTTTAGATGAACTTTTTCCCGGTGAAAATGTCGATGTTCCAGATCCATACCACGGTATTCAAAGTAATTTTGATCAGGTTTTTGAAATGTTAGACGAGGCTTGTGATAGCATTGCGAATAAGCTTTTAGAAAAGAAATAATATGAAACCCATCACTTTTTTAGGAAAACTATATTTAATTCCAACCACTTTAGGTGAAGTTGCTCCTGATGATGTGCTGCCGCAAACTGTAAAAAGAGCAATAGATTTCATCAATGATTATGTGGTGGAAAACGAAAAAACTGCACGTAAATTCATCAAATCGATCAATCCTGAAAAAGTGCAAGCAAATCTCAGAATTAATGTATTGAATAAGCACACCGAGATTTCAGAACACAACGTAATGATTAAACCGTGTTTAGAAGGAAGAAATGTGGGTTTAATGAGTGAAGCAGGTTGCCCAGGTGTTGCCGATCCGGGAGCTGTAATTGTAAAATTAGCTCACGAAAAAGGAATTCAAGTAGTGCCTTTGGTTGGACCATCTTCTATCCTACTCGCTTTAATGGGTTCCGGAATGAACGGACAAAGTTTTGCCTTCAATGGCTATTTGCCAATTGATAAAAGTGAAAAGAAATCAGCCTTAAAAAATTTGGAAAGATTATCGTTCGAAAAAAATCAGGCTCAGCTATTTATTGAAACTCCTTATCGTAACAACAAATTATTAGAAGATATTTTGCAATCGCTTCAAAATTCTACTCGACTTTGTATTGCAACGGATATTACTTTACCAACCGAATTCATTAAAACACTTTCTATAAACGACTGGAAAAAAACAAAGGTCGATTTACACAACCGACCTACTATTTTTATTATACAAAAATCGTAGAAAGTCCTTTTTTATTCGACACATATGAAAAAGAATCAAGTATAGAAGATAATTTTAAATTATGATAAAAATATTCGAGTATGAAAGATTATTTCAGCAAATTTTAAGCAAATCTAATTTAAATACCTACAACCTTGTAAGTTTCAAAAAATCTTGATTAGCGTCTAAAAACATCCCTAAATTGATATAAAAGACGTTCGATTAATCTTAAATCTTCTGTAATGATGTCTGCTGTTCCAGACATTTCTTGTTGAAAGTTGATTTGTTTTTGATATGAAGTTTGCAAACCATCGGGTAAAGAAATATCAAGCAATAAATTACCTTCCTTGTCTGGAATTAACGAAATTGATTTTACTTTCCCTGTTATAATTCCAAATTCTCTGTCGGGATAATTGGCTAATCTGATTTGAACTTCCTGATTAATTTTTAATTTTCCTGAATTTTGAGCAGGTGCCTTTACTTTTCCAACAAAATTTTTATGAGTTGTAGGAATAATAGAAAACACATTATCACCAATATTTACAAATTGATTTTCTGACCAAACTTGCAAAAAGGTTACTTCACCTGCTATTGTGGATCGCAAAACATATGCTTGCTCCCAATCTGAAATTGATTTTTTGAGTTGATTAAAGGCTTGGATTGTATTTCGGTAAAGGTTGATATCATCTTTTGATTTATTTACTTGAGTATTTTGACTATTTTTATTCAAATCATTGATGGATGATTTTGTTTGAGAAATTTGTGAAGATAGATTTCTGATATTTTTCTCCTGTTGCAGGTAATCAATATTTTTGGTTTCCCATTCTTGTGCTGAAATCACGCCTTTTTGATGCAACAATTTAAAACGTTCTAATTCTTTCTTTTTTAAACTTAATTCAGTTTGACCAATTTCTTTTTGTTCTAATAACAATTGTAAACGTTCTTTGAGTTGTTTCGATTCATATTGTTGAGCGTTTCCATCAATAGAATAGGGTTTTAAATCTTTATATTGGATGTAGTTCAAATATTCTTTCTCTAATAAAGCAAAAGCAGTTTCGATATTTCCTAATTGCAAAGGAGGAAGATTTTCAAAAGGAAACGAAAGACCATCAGCATTTATTTTCACCGAATCAATATGAGCTTTCAATAAAAAAACATCTTTATAATTAGCCGTATTTTCAATAACCGCAAGCGGGGTATTCTTTTCTATCTTCTGACGGTCAGTAATTAGAATTTTCTCAATCCTTCCTGAACTATTTGCTACTAACTTTTCCGGTGGAAGTGTTGTAGTTACAATGATGTCAGTTTTTATAATATCTGGATATTTAACTAACCACGAGACTAAAAATAACGAAAGTAGCAGTGCTAAAATAACGAGATTTCCCCATCGAATCATCCAATGAGGTATTCGTGTTAAGATTTCTTGTACTTCCTCGCTTCTTAATTCTATTTCTTTATAGTCAGGCATATTAATTTCCTAATTGAAGTTGATTTTTAACTAATTCATAATAATTTCCTTTGAGAGAAATCAACTCTTTATGCGTTCCAGTTTCAATGATTTTTCCTTTATCTAAAACCACAATTTGGTCTGCATTCATTACGGTACTCAATCGATGAGCTATAATTACGACGGTTTTGTTTTTGAAAAATGAATCTAATTTTTCAATGATTTCCTTCTCATTATTAGCATCCAAAGCACTGGTAGCTTCGTCAAAAAACAACATCTCCGGGTTTTTATAAACAGCTCTTGCGATGAGTAATCGTTGTTTTTGACCTGTACTCATTCCAATTCCTTCTGCTCCAATTTTTGTGTTGTAACCCAATGGTAAACTGTCAATAAATGATTTTATATTCGCTACATCACTCGCATATTGCAGTCTTTTTTTATCAATAACGTCAACTCCAATAGCTATATTTCCAGCGATTGTATCGTTAAAAATATAACCTTCCTGCATCACGGTACCGATGTGACTTCGCCAAGTTTTTTGGGAAATAGTATTCAAATTAAAGTTTGCATAATTAATTTCACCTGAAATAGGTTCATAAAACTTTAAAAGCAGTTTCATGAGCGTTGTTTTACCACTTCCACTCACGCCTACAATGGCTGTGACTTTGTTTGCGGGAATCGTTAGAATAAGATTCTCCAATACTTGAGTATCTGAACCGGTATAGCGAAAAGTAACATCTTTTAAAACAATGTCTGCATTTTCAGGGATTTCAGTTACTTGCTTTTCACTATTTGCCGTTTCATCTTCTTTATCATGTATCTCAGACAATCGAACAAGTGATATTTTGGCATCTTGCACTTCGCGAATAAAATTTATAAGCTGAACAATTGGTCCGTTTAGATTTCCAACAATTGCGGTAATGGCCATCATCATCCCTAAGGTAATTTGACCGTCTATGACCAATTTAGCAGATAGAAAAATGATAATGATATTTTTAAGTTCATTTATAAAATTGGAACCAATGTTTTGCGTTTGCTCCAACACTAAACTCTTCATCGAAACTTTAAATAATCGTGCTTGAACATATTCCCAGCCCCAACGTTTTTGTTTTTCGGCATTGTGCAATTTGATTTCTTGCATTCCGTTAATGAGTTCAATTACTTTGCTTTGCTCTTGGCTTACCTCGGCAAAACGTTTATAATCTAGCGTTTCTCTTCTTTTTAAAAATAAAATAATCCACAAAAAATAGAAAAAACTTCCGATGAAAAAAACAGCAAATATTTTTAAATTATAATATGCCAAAACACCGCCCATGATAATCATATTCACAACCGAAAATAAAACGTTGAGTGATGAATTGGTTAGAATTCGTTCGATTCGGTTGTGATCGTTGATCCGTTGCATAATATCTCCGGTCATTCTCACATCAAAAAAAGAAATGGGTAAGTTCATTAATTTGATAAAAAAGTCAGATATCAAAGAAATATTTATACGAGTTGATAAGTGCAATAAAATCCAACTTCTAATAAATTCTAAAGCCGTTTTACCAAAAAATAAAACCAACTGAGCGATTAAAACCAAATAAATAAAATGTATATTTTGATTTTGAATTCCAACATCTACTACACTTTGAGTAAGAAACGGAAAAATTAGCTGCAATAAACTACCCGCTAACAATCCAATAGCCAATTGAATCAGAAAAGATTTGTATTTAAAAACATATTGGAATAAAAATTGAAATCCAAAGGATTTATTTTCTTCTTTTTCAAACGATTCTTGATAAAACTTTGGTGTAGTTTCTAATAGCAAGGCAATACCTTCTTCGGTGGTTGTAGTGGCATTATTTCCAATCCAGCATTTTAAAAAATCTTCTTGGTTATATTCAATTAATCCGTGGGCAGGATCAGAGATAAAATAGTTGCTTTTTTTTATTTTATAAAGTACTACATAATGATTGTTATTCCAATGAAGTATGCAAGGTAATGGAGCCTCTTTAAGTTTTTCTAAGGATACTTTTACACCTAATGTTCTAAAGCCTATTTGTTCTGCTGCTTCACTTAATAACAACAAATTGCTTCCTTCTCTGGTAGTTTCAGAAAGTTGACGTAATGTTTGGATATTAATTGTTTTGCCATAATGCTTGGCGATTATTTTTAGGCAGGTGGGACCGCAGTCTTTTGAGTCGGGTTGTTTGTAAAAGGGAAAGTTTGACATTAAAATTATTCTGCTAGATATTTGTTTATCTCTTTGTATAACTTTTCTCTTTCCGATGGTCGTGGTGCATCAGAATTTACCAACTCACCCTTTTTATTATAAATCAAATAAAATGGGATTTCGTTTTTAGGTTTAATTTTTTTAAATAACTCATCCTTTTCAATTTCAATTATATAATAATTTCTATCAGACTCAATGATACCGTCTTTTTTTATTGCTTTTTCACAATCTTCCTTGTTTAAGTCCATGGTTATATATAAAAATATAACATCTTCCGGAGGATATTCTTTCTTAATCTCTTTCATTTTTTTTATCTCCTTTCTACAAGGAGCACACCAACTTGCCCAAAAATCAACATAGATAACTTTTCCTTCATACTTTTTTAGAATCGAGCTATATGTTTCCTTAGGCTTAAATGATGGATCTATTTGTGCATAATTAACATTATGAACAAAAAGTAAAAAAATAATTATTCTAAATACATTTGAAAGTAAAAGTTTTTTTGTAAAATCCATTCTAATTTATTTGAGTTATATATAAATGATTTATGCTTTTCATTCCTTTTTCTTTTTGTGCTAACAGATGGAACTGCCGATATTATTCCTTCTCTTGTGGATATAAACTGTTGTGGATAATCAGCATCATCCAATGTCTCAAAAACAATAAAAACCCCCTTTTTAGGAACAGAAATATCAAGATTTTCAACATCCAGTGTAAACCAATTATTCTTATTATAATCATTTCTCAATATTCCAAAATCATATAAAAGCTGATCTGGTAAATAATAATTATCATCAGTTGTGAATAATTTTAATCTAAAAGGGAGGTATTTTAAATTTTTAGCTCCGTATAAATCAATAAGCTTTATTTTAATTCTTCTAATTTTAGTTAGACTTAAAGAGTCTTTAATATCTAGTTTATTTGGTTTAATTAGATTAGCTATTTTAGTATTATGCGACAAATTAACATGATAAGGTAATGGATTTATATTTAATCTTTGCTTCTGTTTTTGATTTAAAACAACTTCATCTAGTGAAACTGTTTTAGGCCATAAATAAATTACATTATTGTAGTTTTTTAAATTCTGCTTTTCAATACAAACCTTTATGAAGCTAACATGTGAAAAACAAATCTTATCATAATCTTTTATAGATGAAATATTAAATATTCCATCTTTATCATTGTTAAAAACTTTAATTGTATCTAGATTCTTTAGAAAAACAATATTTACATCATATAAAAGTTCTTCATTCACTTTATTTAAAATTTTATAGTTTTCAGTTTGAGAATAAACTATAAGGGCACAAAAAAAAAGTAATAGAGAAAATAGAGGTTTTCTATTTTTCAAAAAACCTCTATTTATTAAAGAACTAAAATTATTAACCCCAAACACTACAACCTCCCCATCCAGTTACCTCTCCAATTCCAATACCCAAAAAAGTTCTAGTACATGTCCATTCACAAGAATAACCAACAGCTTCTCCACCACTGTAAATTATTTGTTCATTCCCAGTTAATGTACAATTTCTTCTTCCGCTTCCTTCAATCTTTTTTAATTCAGTTTTATTCAAAACTGTAACCCCTTCTAAATTCAAAATTGATTTTTTCATAATCTAATAATTATTTATTTAAATTTTTCCTCAATCCTTTAAAGTCAGTTGAGTTTCTGACTACTCTTGCAAGAATATTTTTATCTAATGGTTTTTGATTATTTTCAATGATTATTTTC
Coding sequences within it:
- the dnaA gene encoding chromosomal replication initiator protein DnaA — translated: MSKTAESVWENCLSFIKDNIQEQAYKTWFEPIKSVELTDNALYIQVPSKFFYEWLEEHYVKLLKVALTKELGKNAKLLYKIKMENTYGNKQPFTEQLPSAHRSPVKPQDVDAPFKNLSPELKNPFVIPGIRNLKIESQLNANYSFDNFLEGDSNRLARSAGMAVANKPGGTSFNPLLIFGGVGLGKTHLAHAIGVEIKDKYPDKTVLYISAEVFTQQYIDSVKKNTRNDFIHFYQLIDVLIIDDVQFLSGKSGTQDVFFHIFNFLHQNGKQVILTSDKAPVDMQDIEQRLLSRFKWGLSAELHQPDYETRISILKNILYRDGVEMPDEIIEYVARNIKSNVRELEGAIISLIAQSSFNKKEVTLELAKGVVEKFVKNVKREISIDYIQKVVSDYFQLDIDTLQSKTRKRHVVQARQLAMFFAKKFTKASLANIGSQIGDRDHATVLHACKTVDNLVTTDKQFRKFVEDIHKKLSL
- a CDS encoding low molecular weight protein-tyrosine-phosphatase → MPTRILMVCLGNICRSPLAEGILASKLPKNDFLVDSAGTGHWHVGNPPDKRSILTAEKNGIDITNQRGKLFKPSFFKEYDYIYVMDTNNYADVIKMAKNEDEKMKVQLILDELFPGENVDVPDPYHGIQSNFDQVFEMLDEACDSIANKLLEKK
- a CDS encoding SAM-dependent methyltransferase, whose amino-acid sequence is MKPITFLGKLYLIPTTLGEVAPDDVLPQTVKRAIDFINDYVVENEKTARKFIKSINPEKVQANLRINVLNKHTEISEHNVMIKPCLEGRNVGLMSEAGCPGVADPGAVIVKLAHEKGIQVVPLVGPSSILLALMGSGMNGQSFAFNGYLPIDKSEKKSALKNLERLSFEKNQAQLFIETPYRNNKLLEDILQSLQNSTRLCIATDITLPTEFIKTLSINDWKKTKVDLHNRPTIFIIQKS
- a CDS encoding HlyD family secretion protein, with protein sequence MPDYKEIELRSEEVQEILTRIPHWMIRWGNLVILALLLSLFLVSWLVKYPDIIKTDIIVTTTLPPEKLVANSSGRIEKILITDRQKIEKNTPLAVIENTANYKDVFLLKAHIDSVKINADGLSFPFENLPPLQLGNIETAFALLEKEYLNYIQYKDLKPYSIDGNAQQYESKQLKERLQLLLEQKEIGQTELSLKKKELERFKLLHQKGVISAQEWETKNIDYLQQEKNIRNLSSQISQTKSSINDLNKNSQNTQVNKSKDDINLYRNTIQAFNQLKKSISDWEQAYVLRSTIAGEVTFLQVWSENQFVNIGDNVFSIIPTTHKNFVGKVKAPAQNSGKLKINQEVQIRLANYPDREFGIITGKVKSISLIPDKEGNLLLDISLPDGLQTSYQKQINFQQEMSGTADIITEDLRLIERLLYQFRDVFRR
- a CDS encoding peptidase domain-containing ABC transporter, with product MSNFPFYKQPDSKDCGPTCLKIIAKHYGKTINIQTLRQLSETTREGSNLLLLSEAAEQIGFRTLGVKVSLEKLKEAPLPCILHWNNNHYVVLYKIKKSNYFISDPAHGLIEYNQEDFLKCWIGNNATTTTEEGIALLLETTPKFYQESFEKEENKSFGFQFLFQYVFKYKSFLIQLAIGLLAGSLLQLIFPFLTQSVVDVGIQNQNIHFIYLVLIAQLVLFFGKTALEFIRSWILLHLSTRINISLISDFFIKLMNLPISFFDVRMTGDIMQRINDHNRIERILTNSSLNVLFSVVNMIIMGGVLAYYNLKIFAVFFIGSFFYFLWIILFLKRRETLDYKRFAEVSQEQSKVIELINGMQEIKLHNAEKQKRWGWEYVQARLFKVSMKSLVLEQTQNIGSNFINELKNIIIIFLSAKLVIDGQITLGMMMAITAIVGNLNGPIVQLINFIREVQDAKISLVRLSEIHDKEDETANSEKQVTEIPENADIVLKDVTFRYTGSDTQVLENLILTIPANKVTAIVGVSGSGKTTLMKLLLKFYEPISGEINYANFNLNTISQKTWRSHIGTVMQEGYIFNDTIAGNIAIGVDVIDKKRLQYASDVANIKSFIDSLPLGYNTKIGAEGIGMSTGQKQRLLIARAVYKNPEMLFFDEATSALDANNEKEIIEKLDSFFKNKTVVIIAHRLSTVMNADQIVVLDKGKIIETGTHKELISLKGNYYELVKNQLQLGN
- a CDS encoding TlpA family protein disulfide reductase; this translates as MDFTKKLLLSNVFRIIIFLLFVHNVNYAQIDPSFKPKETYSSILKKYEGKVIYVDFWASWCAPCRKEIKKMKEIKKEYPPEDVIFLYITMDLNKEDCEKAIKKDGIIESDRNYYIIEIEKDELFKKIKPKNEIPFYLIYNKKGELVNSDAPRPSEREKLYKEINKYLAE